In one window of Reinekea forsetii DNA:
- a CDS encoding HlyC/CorC family transporter, whose translation MSDDRPTSRNPGKKSFFERLGDAFTGEPKDSDELLAIVHAAHKNDILDDDSLRIIQGAMNVSDLHVRDIMIPRSQMVSLELDETIKQWTSKIVSSGHSRFPVFGQNPDEIIGVLLAKDMLSLSLKNDFSESDMQKQMKGIIRSVTFVPESKRVNVLLRDFRSNRNHMAIVVDEYRGIAGLVTIEDVLEEIVGEIEDEHDDEAVTNITPNGAGAFIVQALTPIESFNEHFNTEFSNEEFDTIGGIVMHEFGCVPKRDDTIDLGDLKLRVTTADNRRVRAFEVSPRID comes from the coding sequence ATGAGCGACGACCGACCGACGAGTAGGAACCCCGGTAAAAAATCATTTTTTGAACGTTTAGGAGATGCTTTTACCGGGGAGCCTAAAGACAGTGATGAACTGCTCGCTATTGTCCACGCAGCACACAAAAATGACATCCTGGATGATGATTCCTTACGCATCATTCAGGGAGCCATGAATGTATCGGACTTGCATGTCCGCGATATCATGATCCCCCGTTCGCAGATGGTCAGTCTTGAACTCGACGAGACCATCAAGCAATGGACCTCTAAAATCGTTTCCTCCGGTCACTCCCGCTTTCCGGTCTTTGGCCAAAATCCGGATGAAATTATCGGCGTTTTGCTGGCCAAGGACATGTTGTCGTTGAGTCTGAAAAACGATTTCAGCGAATCCGATATGCAAAAACAGATGAAAGGCATAATTCGCTCGGTGACCTTTGTGCCGGAAAGTAAGAGAGTCAATGTCCTATTGCGCGACTTCCGCTCAAATCGCAACCATATGGCAATCGTCGTCGATGAGTATCGGGGCATCGCCGGCCTGGTTACCATTGAAGATGTGCTCGAAGAAATAGTCGGTGAAATTGAAGACGAACATGATGATGAGGCGGTTACCAACATCACGCCCAATGGCGCGGGTGCCTTTATTGTCCAAGCACTGACCCCGATCGAGTCCTTCAATGAACACTTTAACACCGAGTTCAGTAATGAAGAGTTTGATACCATCGGCGGCATCGTAATGCATGAGTTTGGCTGCGTCCCGAAACGGGACGACACTATTGACCTAGGGGATCTCAAGCTTAGGGTCACCACCGCCGACAACCGGCGCGTGCGGGCCTTTGAGGTCAGCCCGCGCATCGACTAG
- a CDS encoding FadR/GntR family transcriptional regulator, translating into MNRLQQVSDYMLLQLSAGHWHPGQRIPSERQLSESLRLSRATVREALVTLKQQGVVYSLPGSGHFVSDPQPTERLIIETALNEHFSPSHDELREYRFAIEAQCAFLAASRATPDQLKAIERAHRHLKHVHQKDDLKAEGLADARFHLTIAEASGNRILAHSLTSLFALLRENVTLNIRSLAKRPETRLRLMRQHTALFEAIYYRKPDKARSLAQDHMVFVDRILAE; encoded by the coding sequence TTGAATCGACTCCAGCAAGTATCCGATTATATGCTCCTACAACTGAGCGCAGGCCACTGGCATCCGGGCCAACGGATACCGTCGGAGCGACAACTGTCGGAGAGTTTGCGCCTCAGCCGCGCGACGGTGCGTGAAGCGTTGGTGACCTTGAAGCAACAGGGGGTAGTCTATAGCCTTCCCGGTAGCGGCCACTTTGTCAGCGATCCACAACCGACCGAGCGACTGATCATCGAGACGGCGCTGAATGAGCATTTCAGTCCCAGTCATGACGAATTGCGCGAATATCGTTTTGCGATTGAGGCCCAATGCGCCTTTCTAGCAGCGTCGCGTGCCACGCCGGATCAGCTTAAAGCCATCGAACGGGCCCATCGGCATTTAAAACACGTGCATCAGAAGGATGATCTAAAGGCTGAGGGCCTGGCCGATGCTCGCTTTCACCTAACCATTGCGGAGGCCAGTGGCAACCGAATATTGGCACACAGTCTGACCAGCCTGTTTGCCCTGCTGCGCGAAAACGTTACCCTCAATATTCGCTCCTTGGCGAAACGACCGGAGACTCGGCTGCGCCTGATGCGTCAGCATACTGCCCTATTTGAAGCCATCTATTATCGTAAGCCCGATAAAGCTCGGTCACTGGCCCAAGACCATATGGTGTTCGTCGATCGGATCTTGGCGGAATAG
- the ybeY gene encoding rRNA maturation RNase YbeY: MMNLTLDLQQASQQPNLPSEAQVTGWLEAALAGRLDSAEISVRIVEEAESQELNGQYRGKDSPTNVLSFPFELPPGVPAEEMNFLLGDLVICAAVVASEAAQQNKDLYHHWAHMLIHGALHLLGFDHIESVEAEQMEQMERDILAGLDISDPYKGEF, translated from the coding sequence ATGATGAATCTGACCCTCGATTTGCAACAAGCCAGCCAACAACCCAACCTGCCCTCCGAGGCGCAAGTGACCGGTTGGTTGGAAGCGGCCTTGGCCGGTCGACTGGACTCGGCCGAGATCAGCGTGCGTATCGTAGAGGAGGCTGAGAGCCAGGAATTGAACGGGCAGTACCGTGGCAAAGATAGCCCAACAAATGTGCTGTCCTTCCCGTTTGAACTGCCACCGGGCGTGCCGGCCGAAGAAATGAACTTCTTGCTCGGCGACCTGGTAATCTGTGCTGCCGTGGTCGCGAGTGAGGCGGCACAACAGAACAAGGATTTATATCATCACTGGGCCCATATGTTGATTCATGGGGCCTTGCATTTGCTCGGTTTCGACCACATTGAGTCGGTTGAAGCGGAACAAATGGAGCAGATGGAACGCGACATACTGGCGGGCCTGGACATTTCCGATCCATATAAGGGTGAATTTTGA
- a CDS encoding GNAT family N-acetyltransferase, with protein MIGSASLADGLSLQCRAFDRLDNQSLYDLLALRIAVFCVEQNCAYQDADGKDALAWHLLAHRHGELVGTARLLMPGVSYPDACSIGRVANRADQRGQKIGQQLMAFAIAQCEQLFANYPIRIGAQHYLIGFYQQFGFVSQGESYLEDGIVHIQMERPAIA; from the coding sequence GTGATCGGCAGCGCATCCCTAGCCGACGGCTTGTCACTGCAATGTCGGGCCTTTGATCGACTCGACAACCAGAGTCTCTACGATCTGCTCGCACTGCGCATTGCGGTATTTTGTGTTGAACAGAACTGCGCTTATCAGGATGCCGATGGCAAGGATGCTTTGGCCTGGCATCTGTTGGCCCATCGCCATGGCGAATTGGTTGGCACCGCCCGTCTGCTGATGCCCGGGGTGTCTTATCCGGATGCCTGTTCCATCGGCCGGGTCGCTAATCGAGCCGATCAACGCGGGCAAAAAATTGGTCAACAGCTCATGGCCTTTGCGATCGCGCAGTGTGAACAGCTGTTTGCGAACTATCCGATTCGGATTGGCGCGCAACACTATCTGATCGGTTTTTACCAACAATTTGGTTTTGTGTCTCAGGGTGAAAGCTACCTCGAAGACGGTATCGTGCATATCCAGATGGAACGACCGGCAATCGCCTAG
- the miaB gene encoding tRNA (N6-isopentenyl adenosine(37)-C2)-methylthiotransferase MiaB: MTQKLFIKTHGCQMNEYDSSRMADLLGDSHGYELTQDENEADVILLNTCSIRERAQEKVFHQLGRWKKLKDKKPGLKIGVGGCVASQEGDNIAKRAPHVDLIFGPQTLHRLPGMIDASDAAAKLSKNNIALVDITFPEIEKFDHLPAPTSDGVSAFVSIMEGCSKYCTFCVVPYTRGEEVSRPFDDVIAEVAHLASQGVREINFLGQNVNAYQGMRHDQQEADLADVIALAAQIDGIDRVRFTTSHPVEFSDSLINAYTQVPELVSHLHLPVQSGSDTILAAMKRGHVVEAYVDKMERIRANRPDISFSSDFIIGFPGETDADFADTMNLIQRIGFDHSFSFIYSSRPGTPAAELPDDTSTEVKKERLQILQQRISQQAAAIGRRMVGTTQIILVTGRSDRNPEDLYGRTENNRNTYFVCDDSSVIGKFVQVRITEAFANSLRGEVMHVDLAY, translated from the coding sequence ATGACCCAGAAACTGTTTATTAAGACCCACGGTTGTCAGATGAATGAATACGATTCATCCCGCATGGCAGATTTGCTCGGCGACAGCCATGGCTATGAATTGACTCAGGATGAAAACGAGGCGGATGTGATTCTGCTCAACACCTGTTCCATTCGCGAGAGAGCCCAAGAAAAGGTCTTTCATCAGCTGGGTCGTTGGAAAAAACTAAAGGATAAAAAACCCGGTTTGAAAATTGGTGTTGGCGGCTGCGTGGCCTCACAGGAAGGGGATAATATTGCCAAACGAGCGCCCCATGTCGACCTGATTTTCGGTCCCCAAACCTTGCATCGCTTACCGGGCATGATCGACGCCAGCGATGCGGCCGCCAAACTGAGCAAAAATAATATTGCCCTAGTCGACATTACCTTCCCAGAAATCGAGAAATTCGACCACCTGCCGGCTCCCACAAGTGACGGGGTAAGCGCTTTTGTTTCTATCATGGAAGGCTGTTCAAAATACTGCACCTTCTGTGTTGTCCCCTATACTCGTGGTGAAGAAGTTAGCCGGCCGTTTGATGACGTGATTGCTGAGGTCGCTCACCTGGCCAGCCAAGGCGTGCGTGAAATTAACTTCCTGGGACAGAACGTCAATGCCTATCAGGGTATGCGTCATGACCAGCAGGAAGCCGATCTGGCCGATGTGATTGCCCTAGCGGCTCAGATTGATGGCATCGATCGGGTCCGTTTCACCACCAGTCACCCGGTCGAATTCAGTGACAGCCTAATCAATGCCTATACCCAGGTGCCAGAACTGGTCAGTCATCTGCATTTACCGGTGCAAAGCGGCTCGGACACCATATTGGCCGCCATGAAACGCGGCCATGTGGTTGAGGCCTATGTCGACAAGATGGAACGCATCCGCGCCAATCGGCCCGACATAAGCTTTTCATCCGACTTCATCATCGGCTTTCCCGGTGAGACCGACGCCGATTTTGCCGATACCATGAATTTGATTCAACGCATCGGCTTCGACCATTCCTTCAGCTTCATCTACAGCTCTCGCCCCGGCACACCCGCTGCAGAGCTACCCGATGACACCTCCACGGAGGTCAAGAAAGAGCGGTTACAGATACTGCAGCAACGCATCAGCCAACAGGCCGCCGCGATCGGCCGGCGCATGGTCGGCACGACCCAGATCATCCTGGTCACCGGTCGGTCCGATCGGAACCCTGAAGACCTCTATGGCCGCACCGAGAACAATCGCAACACCTATTTTGTGTGTGACGATTCAAGCGTGATTGGCAAGTTCGTCCAGGTCCGTATTACCGAAGCCTTCGCCAACAGTTTGCGCGGCGAAGTAATGCACGTCGATCTGGCCTATTGA
- a CDS encoding riboflavin synthase subunit alpha, with the protein MFTGIVQNCTALKIEQTLDQFKSFSISLTERQADNLQTGASIALNGVCLTVTRIEQGRAYFDVMMETLRATNLGQLDDGALVNVERAARMGDDIGGHLMSGHVASTAALIAIDRPANNWILWFAVSPQQRRYLFSKGFVGLNGCSLTIGEVQADRFNVYLIPETLAVTTFDQAQVGTLINLEFDAHTQAIVDTLERMKGEGAL; encoded by the coding sequence ATGTTTACCGGAATCGTACAGAATTGCACGGCACTCAAAATAGAGCAGACGCTCGACCAATTTAAGTCCTTTTCGATCAGCCTGACCGAGCGCCAAGCAGATAATTTGCAGACTGGCGCCAGCATCGCTTTGAATGGCGTGTGTTTAACGGTGACTCGGATCGAACAGGGACGTGCGTATTTCGATGTCATGATGGAGACCTTACGCGCGACCAACCTTGGTCAACTGGACGATGGTGCCCTGGTCAATGTAGAACGCGCCGCGCGCATGGGAGATGATATAGGTGGCCATCTGATGTCCGGTCATGTCGCCTCGACGGCGGCCCTCATTGCTATTGACCGGCCCGCCAATAATTGGATTCTTTGGTTCGCCGTCAGCCCTCAACAACGTCGTTACCTCTTCAGTAAGGGCTTCGTTGGTCTCAACGGCTGCAGCCTGACCATCGGTGAGGTTCAAGCTGACCGCTTCAATGTGTATCTGATACCCGAGACACTGGCGGTGACCACCTTCGATCAGGCCCAGGTGGGCACGCTGATCAACCTGGAGTTCGACGCGCACACCCAGGCGATTGTCGATACCCTTGAGCGAATGAAAGGCGAGGGCGCGTTGTGA
- a CDS encoding FAD-binding and (Fe-S)-binding domain-containing protein, which produces MQFDAFMTEIHQLLPSERIISDEFRRFAFSTDASFYRMLPRLVVLADNESEISALLLLAARYEVPMTFRAAGTSLSGQAVSDSVLVMLTDNWSGLRIEPLGELIHLQPGVIGAAANKALGVYGRKIGPDPASIQACKVGGIVANNASGMCCGTRHNSYHTLKGLRLILADGALLDTRDSDSVERFRATHSDLLVGIGQLRDQLLADDPLVQRVRHKYRLKNTTGYGLNALLDYSDPIDILAHLMVGSEGTLGFIAEVSLATVEDHAHRASAMVAFANLQHCAEAVALLKTVNVDAVELLDARSLRAVQHMPGLPAFSHTLPDKGGVLLIDVRGVDLATLQANISQVEAALAPVAVLANTGFSTDQHLIDGYWQIRKGTFPAVGAVRPVGTTVIIEDVAFPIDRLAEGVDRLQQLFDRFNYSEAIIFGHALEGNLHFVFTQAFDRPDEIARYRDFMAAVTQMVAIDLSGSLKAEHGTGRNMAPFVELEWGEDAFGLMKQIKALLDPSTILNPGVIINDDPDAHIQHLKTLPPADEIIDSCIECGFCEPVCPSKSLSLTPRQRIAVYREMARKQLVQEPIPAEWDAQFQHLAVDTCAATGLCEVRCPVGINTGSLVLKIRAKNNQPYRWLAQGLARHYAALAGLTRSALWLASGTQRILGAARLEAWSGAVRGWTGQRTPLWLATTPGRAKPIYARNERVDPGASNTIVYWASCVSQSMGKSITDDRQSIPTAVRSVLKKAQLHVVYPQPTRGLCCGQPFHAKGHGAVAQRMMNEVLDALWEVSGGGRYPVLSDTSPCSLQLRDQALQRGIHLYDSSEFIDKFLLNRLHIDPVTERVAVHVTCSTQKQGLEKSMQRVVKHLAPNWVQPEGIACCGFAGDKGFRQPELNASALKTLAPQVSDCAFGVSTSRTCEIGLSKHSGLTYYSLFEVLDKQSKTFPELNTQT; this is translated from the coding sequence ATGCAATTTGACGCCTTTATGACTGAGATTCACCAACTGTTGCCCAGTGAGCGAATCATCAGCGACGAATTTCGGCGTTTTGCCTTCAGTACCGATGCCAGCTTTTATCGCATGTTGCCGCGCTTGGTGGTTTTGGCGGACAACGAAAGTGAGATCAGCGCTCTACTGTTGCTCGCGGCTCGTTACGAGGTGCCGATGACCTTTCGTGCTGCGGGTACCAGTCTGTCCGGCCAAGCCGTAAGCGACAGCGTGCTGGTTATGCTGACCGATAACTGGTCCGGCTTGCGCATTGAGCCCCTCGGTGAGCTAATCCATCTACAACCTGGCGTCATTGGGGCCGCGGCCAATAAGGCCTTAGGCGTTTATGGTCGCAAGATAGGGCCGGATCCGGCGTCCATCCAAGCCTGTAAAGTCGGCGGCATCGTCGCGAATAATGCCAGTGGCATGTGCTGCGGTACCCGCCATAACAGTTATCACACCCTTAAGGGTTTACGCCTCATCCTGGCCGATGGTGCGCTGCTTGATACCCGTGACAGTGATAGTGTTGAGCGCTTTCGCGCAACCCACAGCGACCTATTGGTCGGCATCGGTCAGCTGCGCGATCAGCTCTTGGCCGATGACCCACTGGTGCAACGGGTGCGCCATAAATATCGGCTCAAGAACACCACCGGTTACGGTCTCAATGCGTTGCTCGACTACAGCGATCCAATCGATATTTTGGCGCATCTGATGGTCGGCTCAGAGGGCACACTGGGTTTTATTGCCGAGGTTAGCCTGGCAACGGTTGAGGATCACGCCCATCGCGCCTCCGCAATGGTTGCCTTTGCCAACTTACAGCACTGCGCCGAGGCGGTCGCCTTACTGAAAACGGTGAACGTCGACGCGGTGGAATTGCTCGACGCTAGATCGTTGCGCGCCGTGCAGCATATGCCGGGTCTGCCGGCCTTTAGCCATACCCTACCGGATAAGGGCGGCGTGTTACTGATCGACGTCCGCGGTGTCGATCTGGCCACCCTACAGGCCAATATTAGCCAGGTTGAGGCGGCCTTGGCGCCGGTTGCAGTGCTCGCCAATACCGGCTTTTCAACGGATCAGCACCTGATCGATGGTTACTGGCAAATTCGCAAGGGTACCTTTCCCGCAGTCGGTGCCGTGCGCCCGGTCGGCACGACGGTGATCATTGAGGACGTCGCCTTCCCGATCGATCGTTTGGCCGAGGGGGTCGATCGACTGCAGCAACTGTTCGACCGGTTCAATTATTCTGAGGCGATTATTTTTGGCCATGCCTTAGAAGGCAATTTGCACTTTGTCTTCACCCAGGCCTTCGACCGGCCCGATGAGATTGCCCGCTATCGCGACTTTATGGCTGCGGTGACTCAGATGGTGGCAATCGATCTGAGTGGGTCGCTCAAGGCGGAGCATGGTACAGGGCGCAATATGGCGCCTTTTGTTGAGTTGGAATGGGGCGAGGATGCCTTCGGCCTAATGAAGCAGATTAAGGCACTACTGGACCCCAGTACTATCTTGAATCCGGGTGTGATCATCAATGATGATCCGGACGCCCACATCCAGCATCTCAAAACTCTGCCCCCCGCCGATGAGATCATTGACAGTTGCATCGAATGTGGCTTTTGTGAGCCCGTTTGCCCGAGTAAGAGTCTCAGTTTAACCCCCCGCCAACGCATCGCGGTCTATCGTGAGATGGCGCGAAAGCAGCTTGTTCAAGAGCCGATACCGGCCGAGTGGGACGCCCAATTCCAGCATCTAGCGGTAGATACCTGTGCCGCAACCGGGCTGTGTGAGGTGCGTTGTCCAGTGGGAATCAACACTGGCAGTCTGGTATTGAAGATTCGCGCCAAGAACAATCAGCCCTATCGCTGGCTGGCACAGGGGTTAGCTCGCCATTATGCTGCTTTGGCCGGTTTGACCCGGTCTGCATTGTGGTTGGCCAGTGGGACGCAACGGATCTTGGGGGCTGCGCGCCTCGAGGCTTGGTCGGGCGCGGTGCGCGGTTGGACCGGGCAACGTACTCCGCTCTGGCTGGCGACTACCCCAGGACGTGCTAAACCCATATATGCGCGCAATGAGCGCGTCGACCCCGGGGCCAGTAATACCATCGTCTATTGGGCGTCCTGCGTCAGTCAATCGATGGGTAAGTCAATTACCGACGATCGCCAGTCTATTCCGACAGCGGTGCGCAGCGTGCTTAAAAAAGCACAATTGCATGTTGTTTACCCTCAGCCTACCCGCGGTCTGTGCTGCGGCCAGCCGTTTCACGCCAAGGGTCACGGCGCAGTTGCGCAGCGGATGATGAATGAAGTGCTGGACGCCCTCTGGGAAGTCTCCGGTGGCGGTCGCTACCCGGTTCTGTCCGACACCAGCCCCTGTTCGTTGCAGCTGCGCGACCAGGCCCTGCAAAGGGGTATTCACCTTTATGACAGCAGTGAATTTATCGATAAGTTCCTTTTAAACCGATTGCATATCGACCCGGTCACGGAACGAGTTGCCGTCCATGTGACCTGCAGTACCCAAAAGCAGGGTCTGGAAAAAAGTATGCAGCGAGTGGTTAAGCACCTTGCGCCGAACTGGGTACAACCTGAGGGGATTGCCTGCTGTGGCTTTGCCGGTGATAAGGGTTTTAGGCAGCCAGAGCTCAATGCCTCAGCGCTGAAGACCCTAGCGCCCCAGGTCAGTGACTGTGCCTTTGGTGTATCGACCAGCCGGACCTGCGAGATTGGCCTCAGTAAGCACAGCGGCCTGACCTACTATTCACTGTTTGAAGTGCTCGATAAACAGTCTAAGACCTTTCCGGAGTTAAACACGCAGACCTGA
- a CDS encoding glucosaminidase domain-containing protein — translation MLLLGSLSIVSSQACSESALPSYVLTEQSDLPDMASIQDVDQKKQTFFEFLQPIVAQINEKVQAERAWLKVVEAKIRRGDKLGRWQTNFMSDLADYYKVDEALGSKPFFSALYHRVDTLPTSLVLAQAANESAWGTSRFAVEGNNLFGQWCFSEGCGLVPSERDNSARHEVKKFASIHASVAGYFRNLNTHQEYQPLRQIRSELRYLQIPIDSTFIVWGLEGYSIRGEPYIRELISMIDHNKLQAFDRPAFYAKNDVQVTFD, via the coding sequence ATGTTACTACTAGGATCGCTGTCGATCGTGTCGAGCCAGGCATGTAGTGAATCTGCGCTGCCATCCTATGTGCTCACCGAGCAGAGCGACTTGCCCGATATGGCCAGTATTCAAGATGTTGACCAAAAGAAGCAGACCTTTTTCGAATTCCTTCAGCCTATCGTCGCGCAAATTAACGAAAAGGTACAAGCCGAGCGGGCTTGGCTCAAGGTCGTCGAGGCTAAAATCCGGCGCGGCGATAAGCTTGGTCGGTGGCAAACGAACTTTATGAGCGATTTGGCAGATTATTATAAGGTCGATGAAGCCCTCGGTTCGAAGCCATTCTTCAGTGCGTTGTATCACCGGGTCGACACCCTACCAACATCCTTGGTGTTGGCGCAGGCTGCGAATGAAAGTGCCTGGGGCACCAGTCGATTTGCCGTAGAAGGTAATAACCTATTCGGCCAATGGTGTTTTAGCGAGGGCTGCGGCTTGGTGCCATCGGAGCGCGATAACAGTGCCCGGCACGAGGTAAAAAAGTTTGCCTCGATTCACGCCTCGGTAGCCGGTTACTTTCGCAATCTAAACACCCACCAAGAATACCAACCGTTACGTCAAATTCGCTCCGAATTGCGCTACCTGCAGATACCGATCGACAGCACCTTTATCGTTTGGGGTCTGGAAGGTTACAGTATTCGCGGTGAGCCCTATATTCGCGAGCTGATCAGCATGATCGACCACAACAAGCTGCAAGCCTTCGATCGACCGGCCTTTTACGCTAAAAACGATGTCCAAGTGACTTTTGACTAG
- a CDS encoding DUF1820 family protein yields MTTNQAKTVFRVIFVNQDKVYEVYCSHIYQSEMYGFIEIEELIFGERSQLVVDPSEEKLQQEFAGVTRSFVPMHAIVRIDELEKEGTPKISDAKGTNVSAFPSVLPPRRGN; encoded by the coding sequence ATGACTACTAACCAGGCCAAGACGGTATTTCGGGTGATCTTTGTTAATCAGGACAAGGTCTATGAGGTGTATTGCAGCCATATATATCAAAGTGAAATGTACGGTTTTATCGAGATAGAAGAGCTGATCTTTGGTGAACGCAGTCAACTGGTGGTTGATCCCAGTGAGGAGAAACTACAGCAAGAGTTTGCTGGGGTCACCCGATCCTTCGTGCCGATGCATGCGATTGTGCGTATCGATGAGCTCGAGAAAGAAGGAACACCGAAAATCAGCGATGCCAAAGGCACCAATGTCAGTGCCTTTCCGTCGGTGTTGCCGCCCAGGCGCGGTAACTGA
- a CDS encoding PhoH family protein, producing MNTPPPEGKPLVALSERLFTLEPDNPQRLATLCGLANNNLNQIASRLDIGLSNRGNRFQLTGDPEQLIAAENILKRLYRETKGGKDLSPDAIHLFLQPSEVDANRTRTGANKLHDDKLYLVHTPKLVVRPRGTNQKLYVHNVLNHDINFGIGPAGTGKTYLAVACAVQALLKDEVRRILLVRPAVEAGEKLGFLPGDLSQKIDPYLRPLYDALYDMLGFEKVARMIEHNVIEVAPLAYMRGRTLSHSYIILDESQNTTREQMKMFLTRIGFGSTAIITGDPTQTDLQKGQPSGLKHALEVLEAVPGISFTHFHSSDVVRHPLVQRIVEAYEAKGQ from the coding sequence TTGAACACCCCACCCCCTGAAGGCAAGCCATTGGTGGCTTTATCAGAACGTCTATTCACGCTGGAACCCGACAATCCACAACGACTCGCAACCCTCTGTGGTCTGGCTAATAACAACCTAAACCAAATCGCCAGCCGGCTCGACATTGGTCTGTCCAATCGGGGAAATCGATTTCAGCTTACTGGCGATCCCGAACAGTTGATTGCGGCGGAAAACATTCTCAAACGCCTGTATCGCGAGACTAAGGGTGGCAAAGATCTGTCCCCCGATGCGATCCATCTGTTTCTGCAACCGTCCGAAGTTGACGCCAACCGCACTCGAACCGGCGCCAACAAGCTGCATGATGACAAGCTCTATCTAGTACACACCCCAAAATTGGTGGTGCGCCCGCGAGGCACTAATCAGAAGCTCTATGTCCACAACGTGCTCAATCACGATATCAACTTTGGTATTGGTCCGGCTGGCACCGGAAAAACCTATCTGGCGGTCGCTTGCGCCGTGCAGGCTCTATTGAAAGATGAGGTACGGCGAATCTTACTGGTCCGACCGGCGGTAGAGGCCGGTGAAAAGCTGGGTTTTTTACCGGGCGATCTTAGTCAGAAGATCGACCCCTATTTACGACCGCTTTACGACGCCCTCTATGATATGCTCGGCTTCGAAAAGGTCGCTCGGATGATTGAACATAATGTGATCGAGGTCGCGCCCTTGGCGTACATGCGTGGACGCACCCTGAGCCACTCCTATATTATTCTGGACGAAAGCCAAAACACCACCCGAGAACAGATGAAGATGTTTTTAACCCGTATTGGCTTTGGCTCCACCGCCATCATTACCGGCGACCCTACCCAGACGGACCTGCAAAAGGGTCAACCGTCCGGCCTAAAGCATGCTTTAGAGGTGCTCGAAGCGGTACCCGGCATTAGCTTTACCCATTTCCACTCCAGCGATGTTGTGCGCCATCCATTGGTGCAACGCATAGTTGAAGCCTACGAAGCCAAGGGGCAATGA
- a CDS encoding IS3 family transposase (programmed frameshift), whose product MESCSNTGRKRTQRDYTLAFKLSVVDQVEKGELTYKQAQKRYGIQGRSTVLVWLRKHGTLDWTSQRVKPLMNKETPEQKIKRLEKALKDKEDYIYLMDETIKRVDQIKGTSFPKKVLRVVAREAQARGRMTLARSCRLIGISRQAMYQELARKRQKSTALSPVLDWVYTIRRDLPRLGGRKLYHLLQPELQRQQIKLGRDGLFTLLRQHRLLIMPARQYRKTTHSKHWMRKYPNLYQGMAIDRPEQAYVSDITYLESREGVHYLSLVTDAYSRKIVGHHVSNDLSAKSVVKALDQMLIERQSRERAIHHSDRGLQYCSELYQSRLASQGITPSMTTGYDCYQNALAERINGILKNEFLIHQYKDKEELEQVVKESIDAYNHKRPHSSLGMRTPASVHEKAN is encoded by the exons ATGGAATCCTGTTCTAACACAGGCCGAAAGCGCACTCAGCGTGATTACACCCTGGCCTTTAAATTGTCAGTGGTCGACCAAGTTGAAAAAGGCGAACTCACCTACAAACAGGCTCAAAAGCGCTACGGCATTCAAGGCCGATCAACCGTTTTGGTGTGGCTTCGTAAGCATGGTACCTTGGACTGGACCTCTCAACGTGTAAAACCCCTCATGAATAAAGAAACCCCAGAACAAAAAATTAAACGGCTCGAGAAAGCCCTCAAAGACAAAGAAGATTACATTTACCTGATGGATGAAACGATCAAGCGAGTCGACCAGATTAAGGGGACCTCTTTCC CGAAAAAAGTTCTTAGAGTTGTTGCCCGAGAAGCTCAAGCAAGAGGACGAATGACACTGGCTCGAAGCTGTCGTTTGATAGGTATTTCTCGACAAGCCATGTATCAAGAGCTTGCTCGAAAACGCCAAAAATCAACGGCGTTATCACCCGTACTGGACTGGGTATATACGATACGTCGTGACTTGCCGCGCTTAGGTGGCCGGAAGCTCTACCACCTTTTGCAGCCAGAGCTCCAACGGCAACAGATTAAACTGGGGCGGGATGGTTTGTTTACGCTATTAAGGCAGCATCGTCTCTTAATCATGCCGGCACGTCAGTACCGTAAAACCACGCACAGTAAGCATTGGATGCGAAAATACCCAAACCTGTACCAGGGAATGGCCATTGACCGACCAGAGCAGGCCTATGTGAGCGATATCACATACTTGGAAAGTCGAGAGGGGGTGCATTACCTCTCGTTGGTGACCGATGCGTATTCTCGAAAGATTGTAGGTCATCACGTCAGTAATGATCTGTCAGCGAAATCCGTGGTAAAGGCATTAGACCAAATGCTTATCGAACGACAGAGCAGAGAACGGGCCATTCATCATTCGGACCGAGGACTACAATACTGTTCTGAGCTGTATCAATCACGCTTGGCGTCACAAGGCATCACGCCTTCAATGACCACAGGCTACGATTGTTACCAGAATGCGTTGGCAGAGAGGATTAACGGCATTCTAAAAAACGAGTTCTTAATCCATCAATACAAAGACAAAGAGGAGCTGGAGCAGGTCGTGAAAGAGTCAATCGATGCGTATAATCACAAACGACCGCACAGCAGTTTGGGGATGCGAACCCCAGCAAGCGTGCATGAAAAAGCCAACTGA